A stretch of Fusarium poae strain DAOMC 252244 chromosome 2, whole genome shotgun sequence DNA encodes these proteins:
- a CDS encoding hypothetical protein (BUSCO:824at5125) encodes MSHLLWKYYWENDVDRFRRLLAPTSYNAQSVSKSPAVGGSGSFFGGSPGLPGTSPRPAAKQRRTSGHPQTPGKTRDNNAHLGRTEVNSRDHAGLTILLRAASSTDPNAHEFVRALIEHPAIDLYVQDPESGWNALHRSLYAGNISIARLLLEQERVDLTSHNLNSVNKVGLLIKTKDHEGNSPFDVYNSTIAARSLKSMEDGNNSDSDVESIDSGGDDFHNIVKASHGLRKSIDGDELFVFGSNKNRSLGVGDEDDRQYPDRIHLSRPDLLVHRFYHSHLEEQDVEAPSSLKLDEIPTLVRNRPIVIQDVCMSKLHSAILTTDPVSNLYICGVGRGGRLGLGDENTQFKFVPVQGPFLDKKIHQVALGQNHTMAVADNGELWTWGLNPASQLGYALPTPLKADEEPMSLTPRQVFGSLKKEIVLGVAASANHSVAHTGTSLFTWGRNVGQLALMDADSRSLDIQHTPRKVAASLLAAPIEMVSAIDKATICLLSNHTVWVFSHYGYNLVKFPFPDVFANNITMTRYESGGRREIDFITAGGETIAAVTARGDLFTLHLNDKGDSSQSSQSAASTTNPVKIKNALTQPQCIWDSRKDGVASVGVGEDGSVIICTESGAVWNRVKRAKGKLTGFSGSNGTKRKDVKFQRVPYITDCVAVRSSIFGAFAAIRKDSKVMAQEIVIGDKSLRDDIGSLLCLNDFEASQHQKVRKVWEAAISRERRDPVTYEILRSADIEADLQRWLDINSFQYDDMNMAMCSSSLPDIKIPVHSWVLAGRSSVLRHGLSELRDKGSTFSTDSFRIELVEDKPLLTLFEVDIYTVLNIVVHAYQDRFVPVWKYTREAPPLAYRFRHVRTELMKIAIHLALPKLEAAVRLQTGGVEDSLDDDFKQAISNPSFFDDGDIIIELDGEDVMAHSQLLCQRCPFFEGMFNGRSQGQWLAGRRDGMDTAERIRVDLNHVDPRTFHYVMSFIYADVGQELFDNVSMSNVDELSELVLDVMGVANELMLDRLSQVCQALIGKFVTTRNISNLLNEISPCSISEFKDTGLEYICLQLESMLENHLLDDLDEDLLLELDEVVRDNQLARFPFVRSGRAELLLHESNPELAADIDEERQTRVKEMAYKTTQRDEEKKLSSSFKARIGSLDEASPLQTPETTRRKSRGGRNEPFSPSLRPKQSQADMIFDMEDEYGTLSAKPQSPLNEATKLRSPPDTDDIPHFPKTWQESKGKEHAGSAHSPAPLDFSLSPESQPSELSSLKTPGGRASKPGVPWSSSKLATSKLDLKDIMSEATSTSALTAGLQAQRIQDAAASKPSTRISQKERKRQLQALAAAEAAAKDESTNHIPWETVPEGGRPAPWKAASSGPKTSLKETMSDESNMPKGVSASAKPLVASETKPKSATRRTASPDTRFPGQGRTNSSPAIVAGPSTDQPRKPLVPHSKSYITPAPKAEATLGFSMADIIGQQQREQEAVKEAVAKRSLQEIQQEQAFQEWWDQESRRTQEEETRRKQREVREKDNKASKRGRRGRGGKTKSTGEAVANPGQSSASGARGGAAGSSTNNRGSSGGRGGGGVGGSRGRGGKGRGNKSQAA; translated from the exons ATGAGTCACTTACTGTGGAAATATTACTGGGAAAACGATGTCGACCGATTTCGGCGTCTGCTGGCCCCAACCAGCTACAATGCTCAGTCCGTCTCAAAGAGTCCCGCGGTAGGAGGATCAGGCAGCTTTTTTGGAGGAAGCCCCGGTCTTCCTGGGACTTCTCCACGACCTGCAGCGAAGCAAAGGCGCACATCTGGCCATCCGCAGACACCGGGCAAAACAAGGGATAACAATGCGCATCTTGGACGAACCGAAGTCAATAGCCGTGATCATGCTGGACTTACAATCCTCCTCCGTGCCGCCTCCTCTACCGATCCAAACGCCCACGAATTTGTCCGAGCCCTTATCGAGCACCCCGCGATCGACCTTTATGTACAAGATCCTGAGAGTGGCTGGAACGCCCTCCATCGATCTCTATATGCTGGAAACATTTCAATCGCACGCCTGTTGTTGGAACAGGAACGAGTCGACTTAACGAGCCATAATTTGAATTCTGTGAACAAAGTAGGTCTTTTAATCAAGACCAAAGACCATGAGGGCAACAGTCCTTTTGATGTTTACAACTCGACGATCGCCGCAAGGTCATTGAAGAGCATGGAAGATGGAAACAACTCGGATAGCGATGTTGAAAGTATCGACAGCGGAGGAGATGATTTCCATAA CATTGTGAAAGCTTCGCATGGGCTGAGAAAATCGATCGATGGCGATGagctttttgtttttggcaGCAACAAAAATCGGTCTCTCGGAgttggagatgaagatgatcgTCAGTACCCTGACCGGATTCACCTCTCTAGACCCGACCTTCTTGTGCACCGATTCTATCATTCTCACCTGGAAGAGCAGGATGTTGAAGCGCCATCTTCACTTAAATTGGATGAGATACCGACTTTGGTCAGGAACCGTCCTATTGTTATTCAAGATGTGTGCATGTCTAAACTGCACAGTGCCATTTTGACCACCGATCCAGTATCGAATCTGTACATTTGTGGTGTTGGTCGTGGAGGTCGACTTGGATTGGGAGACGAGAACACGCAGTTCAAGTTTGTCCCCGTTCAAGGCCCATTCTTGGACAAGAAAATCCACCAAGTCGCGTTGGGCCAGAACCATACAATGGCCGTCGCTGACAATGGAGAACTCTGGACATGGGGCCTCAATCCTGCCTCACAGCTTGGATATGCTCTACCCACCCCTTTGAAGGCAGATGAGGAGCCCATGAGCCTTACCCCACGTCAAGTCTTTGGGTCTCTTAAGAAGGAAATCGTTCTGGGGGTTGCTGCCTCTGCGAACCATTCAGTCGCACACACAGGAACCTCTTTGTTTACTTGGGGCCGGAATGTAGGGCAACTCGCTCTGATGGACGCCGATTCAAGATCTCTCGACATCCAGCATACCCCCCGTAAGGTTGCTGCTTCACTTTTGGCAGCCCCGATTGAGATGGTATCCGCTATTGACAAAGCTACGATATGTCTACTGTCTAACCATACCGTATGGGTCTTTAGCCACTATGGTTATAATCTGGTTAAATTCCCGTTCCCTGATGTCTTTGCAAACAACATCACCATGACACGCTACGAGTCAGGGGGTCGAAGGGAGATCGATTTCATTACTGCGGGTGGTGAAACGATAGCGGCGGTCACTGCTCGCGGAGACCTTTTCACACTGCACCTTAACGACAAAGGAGACTCAAGTCAATCTAGTCAATCTGCTGCTTCTACAACTAACCCCGTCAAAATAAAAAATGCGCTAACCCAGCCGCAATGTATCTGGGACTCCCGCAAGGACGGTGTTGCCTCTGTTGGGGTCGGTGAAGATGGCTCAGTCATCATCTGTACAGAGTCAGGGGCTGTGTGGAATCGAGTCAAACGCGCCAAAGGCAAGCTGACTGGATTTTCTGGCTCAAACGGTACTAAACGCAAAGATGTCAAGTTTCAACGAGTGCCATACATTACCGACTGTGTGGCTGTTCGAAGTTCCATTTTTGGTGCTTTTGCAGCTATCAGAAAGGACAGCAAGGTCATGGCACAGGAGATTGTGATCGGTGACAAGTCGCTTCGCGACGACATTGGTTCCTTACTTTGCCTCAACGATTTCGAGGCCTCACAACACCAGAAGGTTCGAAAAGTATGGGAAGCAGCTATAAGCAGAGAAAGACGTGATCCTGTCACCTACGAAATTCTCCGGTCAGCCGATATTGAGGCAGACTTGCAACGTTGGCTGGATATAAATTCTTTCCAGTACGATGACATGAATATGGCAATGTGTTCATCGTCCTTGCCTGATATCAAAATACCGGTTCACAGCTGGGTTCTTGCAGGGAGGAGTTCGGTTTTACGGCATGGGCTTTCGGAACTGCGTGACAAAGGGTCAACATTTAGCACAGATTCGTTCCGCATCGAGCTTGTTGAAGACAAGCCCCTGTTGACACTCTTTGAAGTTGACATCTACACTGTCCTCAACATTGTGGTTCATGCCTATCAGGATAGGTTCGTCCCTGTTTGGAAGTACACACGCGAAGCACCTCCACTGGCGTACCGATTTCGACATGTTCGGACAGAATTGATGAAAATCGCCATCCATCTTGCTTTGCCCAAATTGGAAGCAGCAGTTCGTTTACAGACAGGTGGTGTCGAAGACTCTCTCGATGACGATTTCAAGCAAGCAATTTCTAATCCTTCATTTTTCGACGATGGCGATATTATCATTGAGTTGGATGGAGAAGACGTCATGGCGCATAGTCAGCTATTGTGCCAACGGTGCCCCTTTTTTGAGGGCATGTTCAATGGACGATCTCAAGGCCAGTGGCTCGCTGGGCGCCGTGATGGCATGGATACTGCGGAAAGAATCAGGGTTGATCTCAATCATGTCGACCCTAGAACATTCCACTACGTCATGTCCTTTATCTATGCGGATGTTGGACAAGAGCTTTTCGACAATGTCTCAATGTCCAACGTGGATGAGCTCTCGGAGCTTGTCCTTGACGTAATGGGCGTTGCAAACGAGCTGATGCTCGACAGGCTATCTCAAGTTTGTCAAGCGCTCATAGGCAAGTTTGTAACAACAAGAAATATTTCGAATTTGCTCAATGAGATCAGCCCATGCTCCATTTCGGAATTCAAGGATACTGGTCTCGAATACATATGTCTCCAGCTAGAGTCAATGCTCGAAAACCATCTTCTCGATGATTTGGACGAGGATTTACTGCTCGAGCTTGATGAAGTGGTTCGTGACAACCAACTTGCGCGATTCCCGTTTGTGCGCAGCGGAAGGGCGGAGCTCCTGCTTCACGAAAGCAACCCTGAGTTAGCTGCTGACATTGATGAGGAGCGTCAGACCAGGGTCAAAGAGATGGCCTACAAGACAACTCAGAGGGACGAAGaaaagaagctatcgtcgtCATTCAAGGCGCGGATTGGAAGCTTAGATGAAGCAAGCCCCTTGCAGACCCCAGAGACAACTCGACGCAAGTCTAGAGGTGGGCGCAACGAGCCTTTTAGCCCTAGTCTACGGCCGAAGCAGTCACAAGCAGATATGATATTTGACATGGAAGACGAGTATGGCACTCTGTCTGCAAAGCCTCAGTCGCCTTTAAATGAAGCTACGAAACTTCGCTCGCCCCCAGATACAGACGATATTCCTCACTTTCCTAAAACATGGCAGGAGTCGAAGGGCAAGGAGCATGCAGGCTCCGCGCATAGCCCAGCTCCCCTCGACTTTTCTTTGTCTCCTGAGTCTCAGCCATCCGAGCTAAGTAGCTTGAAGACGCCAGGAGGTCGAGCTTCCAAGCCTGGAGTTCCTTGGTCTTCCTCCAAGTTGGCTACTTCCAAGTTAGATCTAAAAGACATCATGTCAGAGGCGACCTCTACGTCCGCGCTGACTGCCGGGCTTCAAGCCCAGAGAATACAAGATGCGGCTGCGAGCAAACCATCGACTAGGATATCacaaaaggaaagaaaaaggcagCTCCAGGCACTGGCGGCAGCGGAAGCTGCAGCGAAGGACGAGTCAACGAATCATATACCTTGGGAAACAGTTCCAGAAGGTGGTCGGCCAGCTCCTTGGAAAGCAGCAAGCTCTGGGCCCAAGACGTCTCTCAAGGAAACCATGTCTGATGAATCAAACATGCCCAAAGGAGTATCTGCCAGCGCGAAACCTCTTGTCGCTTCAGAAACGAAGCCAAAATCGGCAACAAGACGCACTGCGTCACCCGATACAAGGTTTCCGGGACAGGGTCGAACTAACAGCTCCCCCGCAATTGTTGCTGGACCCTCGACAGATCAGCCTAGAAAGCCACTGGTACCACACTCCAAGTCGTACATTACACCAGCACCCAAGGCGGAGGCAACGCTCGGGTTCAGTATGGCCGATATTATTGGTCAGCAGCAGCGCGAGCAGGAAGCTGTCAAGGAAGCTGTTGCGAAGCGGTCACTACAAGAGATCCAACAAGAGCAAGCGTTCCAAGAATGGTGGGACCAGGAGAGTCGTAGAACacaagaggaggagactCGACGGAAGCAGAGAGAAGTTCGAGAAAAAGACAACAAGGCATCAAAAAGGGgtcgacgaggacgaggtgGCAAGACTAAGAGCACCGGTGAAGCGGTCGCGAACCCCGGACAAAGCAGCGCAAGCGGAGCCAGGGGCGGAGCTGCTGGCTCAAGCACTAACAATCGAGGATCCAGCGGAGGAcgaggtggaggtggagTCGGAGGCAGTCGTGGCAGAGGAGGGAAAGGACGTGGCAATAAGTCTCAGGCTGCATGA
- the ATG13 gene encoding autophagy protein 13 (BUSCO:6290at5125) yields MHQQPRGPARVSSPGVTAQPNLPSRSNSTREAVLGSRPRAGSNIAGRDVPNSPSLESPPTPAPPADSVRKLDQIIQNFYAKAAVLVLDSRIKSKPARGANGARKPNKWFQIETDEIDDFRDELKIWKNCGSLDSLPPPMVIEVYLDASRLKDSQSLVIVDENGKRWDVMEQLNSYGSSTDSSGASRRNNEVVIERWQVELKHSGMTSADFGPILPTVYKKAIVFFRSLFITTRLLPAWKFASQGAAKNSHPALIPRCRIRLSQPERPRYDQLRLPIDGRPDPVTEYVFGDLEVPVGRLSTVVTYRSDCNFRVDDSEALLSSRFMGVDENFFKPSLPQQHDTSRANAAEVGSLRDHRSRPNLSDIQQAYGSLSTFHGNVPIGTSPISALRSVRQPGSDTSSPPGSIPVQNDVDGPSSLPVRQGTARPTLPNLEGLGRRPSVSFQPFKAGSLSGSPVPRQLDAEPASPQSLTRPGIPSLRQAGNRTSLTAGMPASLRGGPPASSGETAVAGSPRPASTSRYSSSFTHRRGRLSFGGASRAGDDEQGSSGRQSLASSVAQPGSGLLAEVAGTSSDSLRDDSEQLEDFIKALDSKKTLQSFKPSKTGESATNKTVAQLSRFHMMRDSNNALTESMTSSVQMQRSSSSSSRQLTSVPGMTAPASVSASSSPGKPLSPHTPHTPAIPSRLSENSIIDYTGQGRITSRQGRTSDSAQPGTIRENTITQDGTTAIDIPLSPRLATYQRRASSVALQNRSVADDDDTDSAFAHRSISLGADDREPPTLSILLGRQMQLEEESTQRPSDRLEPATDVGSVETPDMLRQGLSEENPPEGLIPAATSSSPFGRRRYMGMASHRQTPPQSSRGSFTGSLNRQVRADDDSVNEEPLVFDLSEMDAQGRRSIEEGRSGASGGPNIGADRGGYESRSASRRGW; encoded by the exons ATGCATCAGCAACCCCGTGGCCCAGCCAGGGTATCATCCCCAGGCGTAACAGCCCAGCCGAATCTGCCATCTCGATCCAACAGTACCCGAGAAGCTGTCTTGGGCTCTCGCCCTCGCGCCGGCTCGAATATCGCCGGAAGAGATGTCCCAAACTCGCCTTCCCTTGAGAGCCCGCCGACACCGGCACCTCCTGCTGATTCCGTGCGGAAACTCGATCAGATAATACAG AATTTCTACGCAAAGGCGGCTGTACTTGTTCTCGACTCACGTATTAAATCCAAGCCTGCACGCGGCGCTAACGGCGCGCGGAAACCTAATAAATGG TTCCAAATCGAGACAGATGAGATTGACGACTTTAGAGATGAACTCAAGATCTGGAAGAACTGTGGCAGCCTCGATAGCCTGCCTCCTCCAATGGTTATCGAGGTATACCTGGATGCCTCTCGATTAAAAGACAGCCAGAGTCTCGTCATTGTCGATGAGAACGGTAAAAGGTGGGATGTAATGGAGCAGTTGAATTCGTATGGATCCTCCACCGACAGCTCCGGCGCATCGCGGAGAAACAACGAGGTTGTCATCGAAAGGTGGCAAGTTGAGCTGAAGCACTCAGGCATGACGTCCGCCGACTTTGGTCCGATATTGCCGACTGTGTACAAGAAGGCTATTGTTTTCTTCCGATCACTATTCATCACAACCCGATTGCTTCCAGCATGGAAATTTGCCAGCCAAGGAGCTGCTAAAAACTCACATCCGGCTCTCATTCCCCGATGTCGAATACGTCTATCTCAGCCTGAACGCCCACGCTACGATCAACTACGCCTTCCCATTGATGGAAGGCCAGATCCAGTGACGGAGTATGTGTTTGGCGACCTGGAGGTGCCTGTTGGTCGGTTGAGCACAGTTGTCACATACCGCAGTGACTGCAACTTTCGTGTGGATGATTCTGAGGCTCTACTTAGCTCTCGCTTTATGGGCGTGGATGAGAACTTCTTCAAACCATCCCTTCCTCAGCAGCACGACACATCAAGAGCAAATGCGGCCGAAGTGGGATCGCTTCGTGATCATCGATCACGACCAAATTTGAGTGATATCCAGCAAGCTTATGGGAGCCTATCAACGTTTCACGGGAACGTTCCCATAGGGACCAGCCCGATCTCGGCTCTGAGATCAGTGCGACAACCGGGTTCCGACACAAGCTCACCCCCAGGATCTATTCCGGTACAAAACGATGTAGATGGCCCAAGCTCTCTGCCGGTCCGTCAAGGTACAGCACGACCGACGTTACCAAACTTGGAGGGCTTAGGTAGACGACCCTCGGTGTCGTTTCAGCCTTTCAAGGCGGGCTCTCTTTCGGGTTCACCTGTTCCTAGACAACTCGATGCTGAACCTGCTTCACCTCAATCTTTAACACGACCAGGCATTCCTTCACTTAGACAGGCGGGTAATCGTACATCGCTCACTGCTGGTATGCCAGCTTCTTTGCGAGGCGGCCCACCTGCATCGTCAGGAGAAACTGCAGTCGCAGGCTCTCCTCGACCCGCATCGACTAGTCGTTATAGCAGCAGTTTCACCCACCGCCGTGGACGCCTCTCGTTTGGAGGCGCTAGCAGAGCCGGGGACGATGAGCAGGGAAGTAGTGGAAGACAGAGTTTGGCTTCATCGGTGGCACAGCCAGGGTCTGGGCTACTTGCTGAGGTGGCAGGTACCAGCTCTGATTCCCTCCGAGACGACAGTGAACAACTTGAAGACTTCATTAAGGCCCTGGATAGTAAGAAGACATTGCAGAGTTTTAAGCCTTCGAAGACGGGTGAATCCGCAACGAACAAGACTGTAGCGCAACTATCTCGCTTTCATATGATGAGGGACTCGAACAACGCACTTACGGAGTCGATGACATCGTCCGTGCAAATGCAGAGGTCATCAAGCTCCTCTAGTAGGCAATTAACAAGCGTACCTGGAATGACTGCACCAGCCTCTGTGtctgcatcatcatctcctGGTAAACCACTTTCACCCCACACACCTCATACGCCAGCGATTCCGTCTAGACTGAGCGAGAATTCAATTATTGATTATACTGGCCAAGGACGGATCACTTCACGTCAGGGACGAACATCCGATAGCGCCCAGCCAGGGACTATCAGAGAAAACACAATTACGCAGGACGGTACAACGGCGATTGATATTCCTCTTTCGCCACGACTTGCGACTTATCAGCGACGAGCGAGCTCCGTTGCGCTACAAAATCGGTCAgtggctgatgatgatgatacagACTCAGCTTTTGCACACCGAAGTATCAGCTTGGGTGCTGATGACAGAGAGCCACCTACGTTGAGCATTTTGCTTGGCAGACAAATGCAACTTGAAGAAGAATCTACACAAAGGCCATCAGACAGACTTGAGCCAGCTACCGATGTCGGGAGTGTGGAGACACCGGATATGTTGCGGCAAGGGCTCTCAGAAGAGAATCCGCCTGAGGGTTTGATCCCGGCAGCGACGTCCAGCTCGCCATTTGGACGCCGTCGATATATGGGCATGGCCTCACACAGACAAACCCCACCTCAATCATCTCGAGGTAGCTTCACCGGATCTCTCAATAGGCAGGTCCGGGCTGATGATGACTCGGTCAATGAGGAGCCTTTGGTTTTTGATCTCTCGGAAATGGATGCACAGGGCCGACGAAGTATCGAAGAGGGGCGTAGTGGCGCATCTGGAGGGCCAAATATTGGAGCTGATAGGGGAGGATACGAAAGCCGTAGCGCTTCACGACGGGGTTGGTAA